From a region of the Octopus sinensis linkage group LG18, ASM634580v1, whole genome shotgun sequence genome:
- the LOC115221215 gene encoding trichohyalin-like has protein sequence MRTSQRRQDETEEQDAERRKDLRMRTSQRRQDEMEEQEAERRKDLRMRTSQRRQYEMEEQEAERRKDLRMRTSQRRQDEIEEQEAERRKDLRMRTSQMRQDETEEQEAERRKDLRMRTSQRRQDEMEEQEAERRKDLRMRTSQRRQDEMEEQEAERRKDLRMRTSQMRQDEMEEQEAERRKDLRMRTSQMRQDEMEEQEAERRKDLRMRTSQMRQDETEEQEAERRKDLRMRTSQMRQDETEEQSDHQTDALTVAATKGKSCLQFEENFLHTNDVCCQALNIHIMLTSKTT, from the exons ATGAGAACATCGCAAAGGCGACAAGATGAAACGGAAGAGCAAGACGCAGAGAGGAGAAAAGACCTAAGAATGAGAACATCGCAAAGGCGACAAGATGAAATGGAAGAGCAAGAAGCAGAGAGGAGAAAAGATCTAAGAATGAGAACATCGCAAAGGCGACAATATGAAATGGAAGAACAAGAAGCAGAGAGGAGAAAAGATCTAAGAATGAGAACATCGCAAAGGCGACAAGATGAAATCGAAGAGCAAGAAGCAGAGAGGAGAAAAGACCTAAGAATGAGAACATCGCAAATGCGACAAGATGAAACGGAAGAGCAAGAAGCAGAGAGGAGAAAAGATCTAAGAATGAGAACATCGCAAAGGCGACAAGATGAAATGGAAGAGCAAGAAGCAGAGAGGAGAAAAGATCTAAGAATGAGAACATCGCAAAGGCGACAAGATGAAATGGAAGAACAAGAAGCAGAGAGGAGAAAAGATCTAAGAATGAGAACATCGCAAATGCGACAAGATGAAATGGAAGAGCAAGAagcagagagaagaaaagatCTAAGAATGAGAACATCGCAAATGCGACAAGATGAAATGGAAGAGCAAGAAGcagagaggaggaaagatctaAGAATGAGAACATCGCAAATGCGACAAGATGAAACGGAAGAGCAAGAAGcagagaggaggaaagatctaAGAATGAGAACATCGCAAATGCGACAAGATGAAACGGAAGAGCAA AGCGACCATCAGACGGATGCTTTAACAGTTGCTGCCACAAAGGGGAAGTCCTGCCTCCAGTTCGAAGAGAATTTCCTCCATACTAACGATGTCTGTTGTCAGGCCCTCAACATCCACATTATGTTAACTTCAAAGACAACATAA